Genomic DNA from Paenibacillus donghaensis:
TAAATTAAAGCAGTTCATGCGGATTGAAGAAAAGATTCTTCGGCCAGGAAAGTTGTTCCCGTCACGTAACTATAAGAACACTTACTATATTCGTCTTGACCGCTACATTGTTTCCTATGAGCCATCTGAGGATGGCTCATCCTACATAATAACGGCGTTTA
This window encodes:
- a CDS encoding type II toxin-antitoxin system RelE/ParE family toxin, encoding MQVVWTKRAAQSFSKIESIHFSPQGTAEYKLKQFMRIEEKILRPGKLFPSRNYKNTYYIRLDRYIVSYEPSEDGSSYIITAFKHGRQDRSY